A region from the Lolium perenne isolate Kyuss_39 chromosome 4, Kyuss_2.0, whole genome shotgun sequence genome encodes:
- the LOC127349103 gene encoding zinc-finger homeodomain protein 9-like, with protein MEAMFPNGSVKRVGPATVRVAVVSRYRECLRNHAMFTGGHAIDGCGAYLPSLELNPDPATFMCVACGCHRNFHRQEMVVEPSPPPPPPSPAQHQVALLPAPPMATSIVLHGLPQREEHKPEDRLPAADSQSDSDGSEYVDGRSVSPPQLQQAPPAHLPAPVAPQPPAYFSPPPQPNMLLSLNATAPPGAAQSQSPLPVQDSPAMAPPAPAHVGGAPRRKRSRTMFTAEQKHRMKELSERLGWRQQKRDEATMDEWCRDIGVSKGVFKVWMHNNKRNYVGGNSARRRALATAASSAATTPAAGPIQIAPTTAASPPPAPFIPSVTHSSPAPTATGFNMNGTATPAFTAATK; from the coding sequence ATGGAGGCAATGTTCCCCAACGGCTCCGTCAAGAGGGTGGGGCCTGCGACGGTCAGAGTGGCGGTGGTGTCCAGGTACCGGGAGTGCCTCAGGAACCACGCGATGTTCACGGGCGGGCACGCCATCGACGGCTGCGGGGCTTACTTGCCGTCGCTGGAGCTCAACCCCGACCCGGCCACGTTCATGTGCGTCGCCTGCGGCTGCCACCGCAACTTCCACCGCCAGGAGATGGTGGTggagccgtcgccgccgccgccgcctccgtcgcCGGCGCAGCACCAGGTGGCGCTGCTTCCGGCGCCGCCTATGGCGACGAGCATTGTGCTCCACGGCCTGCCGCAGCGCGAGGAGCACAAGCCGGAGGACCGGCTCCCGGCGGCCGACTCTCAGTCCGACTCCGACGGCTCCGAGTACGTCGACGGGAGGTCCGTCTCGCCGCCGCAGCTGCAGCAGGCTCCTCCAGCGCACCTCCCGGCGCCGGTGGCGCCGCAGCCTCCGGCGTACTTCTCCCCGCCGCCGCAGCCGAACATGCTGCTCTCGCTGAACGCCACTGCGCCGCCCGGGGCCGCGCAGAGCCAGAGTCCGCTTCCCGTCCAGGACTCGCCTGCGATGGCACCGCCGGCCCCGGCCCACGTGGGGGGCGCACCGAGGAGGAAGCGGTCCCGGACCATGTTCACCGCGGAGCAGAAGCACCGGATGAAGGAGCTGTCGGAGCGGCTCGGTTGGCGGCAGCAGAAGCGCGACGAGGCCACCATGGACGAGTGGTGCCGCGACATCGGCGTGAGCAAGGGCGTCTTCAAGGTGTGGATGCACAACAACAAGCGCAACTACGTGGGCGGCAACAGCGCCCGCCGTCGCGCCTTAGCCACCGCAGCCTCTTCAGCCGCCACCACCCCCGCCGCCGGACCAATACAAATCGCCCCCACCACAGCCGCATCACCGCCACCAGCACCATTCATCCCCTCTGTCACGCACAGCTCCCCAGCCCCCACCGCTACCGGCTTCAACATGAACGGCACCGCCACCCCCGCCTTCACCGCCGCCACCAAGTAA